The Vibrio orientalis CIP 102891 = ATCC 33934 genome window below encodes:
- the cysQ gene encoding 3'(2'),5'-bisphosphate nucleotidase CysQ — protein sequence MPITEDLSHHLPSVIEIARSAGQLILDIYEKKEYEEFTKSDETPVTSADIAAHKLIIEKLSDLTPDIPVLSEEAADISLDKRSQWDRYWLVDPLDGTQEFIARSGDFATIIALIENNKPVMGVVYGPVSGVTYYAYHGKGAWKIPDLSESVRIKTHQHDGPKSPIAMAISRRQDINRITGRMSSAWNYDLVPLGSAALKACLVAEGAVDCYLRLGPTGEWDTAATQCIVEEAGGRILSTQLEPLSYNERDTLENPNFIVLGDENLPWDEILQVKD from the coding sequence ATGCCAATAACAGAAGACTTGTCTCACCATTTACCGTCCGTGATTGAAATTGCTCGCAGCGCCGGACAGCTTATTCTCGATATTTACGAGAAAAAAGAGTACGAAGAGTTTACCAAAAGTGATGAAACCCCGGTCACCAGTGCCGATATTGCTGCTCACAAACTGATCATTGAAAAGCTATCGGATCTGACACCTGATATTCCAGTGCTGTCGGAAGAAGCGGCTGATATTAGTTTAGATAAGCGTTCGCAGTGGGATCGCTACTGGTTAGTCGATCCCCTTGATGGAACCCAAGAGTTTATTGCTCGCAGTGGCGATTTTGCCACCATTATTGCTTTGATCGAGAATAATAAGCCAGTGATGGGGGTAGTGTATGGCCCTGTCTCTGGGGTGACCTATTATGCCTATCACGGCAAAGGTGCTTGGAAGATTCCAGACTTAAGCGAAAGTGTTCGTATCAAAACCCATCAGCATGATGGCCCTAAAAGCCCGATAGCGATGGCGATTAGCCGTCGCCAGGATATCAACCGTATTACCGGCCGTATGAGCAGCGCGTGGAATTACGACTTAGTGCCACTTGGTTCTGCGGCACTAAAAGCGTGTTTGGTTGCCGAAGGAGCGGTCGATTGTTACTTACGTCTAGGACCAACGGGTGAATGGGATACTGCTGCGACGCAATGTATTGTTGAAGAGGCGGGCGGTCGTATTTTAAGTACTCAGCTAGAACCGCTTTCTTATAATGAGCGCGATACGTTGGAAAACCCGAACTTTATTGTATTAGGTGATGAGAACTTGCCGTGGGATGAGATTCTGCAAGTTAAGGACTAG
- the nudE gene encoding ADP compounds hydrolase NudE, which produces MAKRTPPEILDKQTVAQSRLFAIEALDLRFSNGEERTYERMKPSGRNAVMMVPITAQGDILLVREYAAGTERYELGFPKGLIDPGETPEQAAVRELKEEIGQGSNKLTPLKEVVLAPSYFSSKMTLFIAEDLYSEKLEGDEPEPLDVVRWPLAQAEELLTHLDFSEARSITALLLALRILK; this is translated from the coding sequence GTGGCTAAACGTACTCCACCAGAAATTCTAGATAAACAAACAGTTGCACAATCACGACTGTTCGCGATTGAAGCGCTGGATCTGCGTTTTAGTAATGGTGAGGAACGGACCTATGAGCGCATGAAGCCAAGTGGCCGTAACGCGGTGATGATGGTACCGATCACAGCTCAAGGCGATATTCTGTTAGTCCGTGAATACGCAGCGGGCACAGAGCGCTATGAGTTAGGTTTTCCTAAAGGGCTAATTGACCCGGGTGAGACGCCAGAGCAGGCTGCAGTACGAGAGTTGAAAGAAGAAATAGGTCAAGGTTCGAATAAGCTAACGCCGCTAAAAGAAGTGGTTTTAGCGCCTTCTTATTTCTCGAGTAAAATGACCCTATTCATCGCCGAAGATCTATACTCAGAAAAACTAGAAGGTGATGAACCTGAACCATTAGATGTGGTTCGTTGGCCGTTGGCGCAAGCTGAAGAACTGCTGACGCACCTCGATTTTAGTGAAGCGCGCAGTATTACCGCGCTATTACTCGCTCTACGCATTTTAAAATAA
- the nfuA gene encoding Fe-S biogenesis protein NfuA, with protein MSNSITITENAQSHFANLLGQQPEGTNIRVFVVNPGTQNAECGVSYCPTEAVESTDTELKFEGFSAFIDELSLPFLEDAEIDFVTDKMGSQLTLKAPNAKMRKVSDDAPLVERVEYVIQTQVNPQLAGHGGHVNLVEITEQGVAIVAFGGGCNGCSMVDVTLKEGIEKELLQQFEGELSAVRDATEHDRGEHSYY; from the coding sequence GTGTCAAATTCTATTACTATTACAGAAAACGCCCAATCTCATTTTGCTAACCTATTGGGTCAGCAACCAGAAGGCACTAACATTCGCGTATTCGTGGTAAACCCAGGCACTCAAAATGCAGAGTGTGGTGTATCTTACTGCCCAACTGAAGCGGTAGAATCTACGGATACAGAACTTAAGTTTGAAGGTTTTTCAGCATTTATTGATGAACTAAGCTTACCTTTCCTTGAAGACGCAGAGATCGACTTTGTGACGGATAAGATGGGTTCTCAACTTACCCTTAAAGCGCCAAACGCGAAAATGCGTAAAGTGTCTGATGATGCACCTTTGGTTGAGCGCGTAGAGTACGTAATTCAAACTCAGGTGAACCCTCAGCTTGCAGGTCATGGTGGCCACGTAAACCTAGTTGAAATCACTGAGCAAGGCGTCGCAATCGTAGCCTTTGGTGGTGGTTGTAACGGTTGTTCAATGGTTGATGTGACTCTTAAAGAAGGCATCGAGAAAGAGCTGCTACAACAGTTCGAAGGTGAGCTATCAGCGGTACGTGACGCGACTGAACACGATCGCGGTGAGCACTCTTACTACTAA
- a CDS encoding amidophosphoribosyltransferase: MLPQRIINYIADLLPLNCELCGLALDEQHNGFCFVCRDRFLPIPRCQCCGLPCVAETLLCGECLVTPPPWRRLYCVGDYQQPLSTYVHHLKYEGQFWHTSKLVDLLIPNIDAPAEVVTSVPLHWRRQWRRGFNQSELLAASLAKQLGCEYRPLFRRTRATKQQKGLSRSERQVNLNGAFRLLKEENSYRHVAIVDDVVTTGSTVQHLCKLLLDSGVKSVDIYCICRTPDVVT, translated from the coding sequence ATGTTACCGCAAAGAATCATCAATTACATCGCCGACCTGTTACCGCTCAACTGCGAGTTATGTGGTTTGGCACTGGACGAGCAGCACAATGGATTTTGTTTTGTCTGTCGGGATAGGTTCTTACCGATACCTCGCTGTCAATGTTGTGGCTTACCTTGTGTTGCTGAAACGCTTTTGTGCGGTGAGTGCTTGGTTACACCTCCACCTTGGCGCCGACTCTATTGTGTTGGCGATTATCAACAGCCCTTATCTACCTATGTACATCACTTGAAGTATGAAGGTCAGTTTTGGCACACCAGTAAGTTGGTTGATTTGTTGATTCCAAATATAGATGCCCCTGCTGAAGTGGTCACGTCGGTGCCGTTGCATTGGCGTCGTCAGTGGCGTCGAGGCTTTAATCAAAGTGAGCTATTGGCTGCCTCATTGGCTAAGCAATTAGGATGTGAATATCGGCCTTTGTTCCGTCGTACTCGGGCGACTAAACAGCAGAAAGGGCTGAGTCGAAGTGAAAGGCAGGTGAACTTGAATGGGGCGTTTAGGTTACTGAAAGAGGAAAATTCTTATCGCCACGTCGCAATTGTTGATGATGTTGTGACGACAGGCAGTACGGTGCAGCATTTATGCAAATTACTGCTTGATAGTGGCGTGAAAAGTGTTGATATTTATTGCATTTGCCGTACTCCAGACGTAGTAACTTAG
- the bioH gene encoding pimeloyl-ACP methyl ester esterase BioH: protein MEKVVQGESKLQPLFWHTAGSGDDLVLLHGWGMNGAVWQQTVDVLSQHYCVHVVDLPGFGHSHQSCFTNMQELASQVLADAPQKAVWLGWSLGGLLATHIALNHPERVQKLITVASSPKFAAEKRWRGIKPDVLSNFTEQLVEDFQLTVERFMALQAMGSPSARQDVKQLKKAVLSRPAPNPDSLLAGLKLLADIDYRAELERLTTPTLRLYGRLDGLVPIKVASDVDNLLPASESHTFSASSHAPFMTEFDEFCHKVRQFIA from the coding sequence ATGGAAAAAGTGGTACAAGGCGAGAGCAAGTTACAACCTTTATTTTGGCACACAGCAGGCAGCGGCGACGATCTCGTCTTACTTCATGGCTGGGGAATGAATGGGGCTGTTTGGCAGCAAACTGTCGATGTTCTTAGCCAACACTATTGCGTTCACGTGGTCGATCTTCCGGGCTTTGGTCATAGCCATCAATCTTGTTTCACCAATATGCAAGAGTTAGCCAGTCAGGTTTTAGCCGATGCTCCGCAAAAAGCAGTTTGGCTGGGTTGGTCATTAGGCGGATTACTGGCAACGCATATCGCGCTCAATCATCCGGAACGAGTGCAAAAGCTGATTACTGTGGCAAGTTCACCAAAGTTTGCCGCCGAGAAGCGTTGGCGTGGCATCAAACCAGATGTACTGAGTAATTTCACCGAACAATTAGTCGAAGACTTTCAACTAACGGTCGAGCGCTTTATGGCTCTGCAAGCGATGGGCAGTCCTTCTGCAAGACAAGATGTTAAACAGCTCAAAAAAGCCGTGCTTTCTCGCCCTGCGCCTAACCCAGACTCACTGCTTGCTGGACTAAAGCTCCTGGCCGATATCGATTATCGCGCGGAGTTAGAACGTTTAACCACACCGACGCTGCGACTCTATGGTCGACTTGATGGCCTAGTACCCATCAAGGTAGCCAGTGACGTCGATAACCTGCTACCAGCGAGTGAAAGTCATACCTTTAGTGCCTCTTCCCACGCGCCCTTTATGACCGAGTTTGATGAATTTTGTCACAAAGTCCGCCAGTTTATTGCCTAA
- a CDS encoding Tex family protein produces the protein MSQAICNLIAQELNVRSEQVIAAVNLIDDGNTVPFIARYRKEVTGGLDDTQLRNLDSRLAYLRELNERRQTILKSIQEQGKLTSELEAEINQADSKTRLEDLYLPYKPKRRTKGQIAIEAGLEPLADKLWNEPQTDPESEAANYLAADKGIADTKAALDGARAIVMERIAEDANLLEKIRHHLNRSAELVARVVDGKQQEGEKFKDYFEHNEAISKVPSHRALAMLRGRNEGFLTLAMNADPEQEESARQSYCETIISDHYGISLSSAPADGWRKQVISWAWRIKVSMHMETELMGAMKERAEIEAIEVFATNLKDLLMAAPAGPRATLGLDPGLRTGSKIAVVDSTGKVLTTETIYPHPPQKQYDKSAQIVDALVRKYNVDLIAIGNGTASRETDSFVADLIKRGNLKVQKIIVSEAGASVYSASELAAKEFPNMDVSLRGAVSIARRLQDPLAELVKIDPKSIGVGQYQHDVSQSMLAKRLDAIVEDCVNAVGVDVNTASAALLTRVAGLSSTIAQNIVDFRDENGRFEARTTLKKVARLGPKAFEQCAGFLRIMDGKNPLDASSVHPEAYPVVKAIAEKNRKDVKALIGDTQFLRGLHAVDYTDESFGVPTVTDIIKELDKPGRDPRPEFKTATFAEGVNSVSDLEPGMVLEGVVSNVANFGAFVDIGVHQDGLVHISALTDRYVSDPREVVKAGDIVKVKVMEVDVQRKRIGLSMRLKDEPGQDNRSQRSSAPRGQQRQPQGNQRRGEESNGNSAMGGAFAAAFAKAKR, from the coding sequence ATGAGCCAAGCTATCTGTAATTTGATTGCTCAAGAGCTAAATGTACGCTCAGAGCAAGTCATTGCTGCTGTAAACCTAATTGATGATGGTAATACGGTGCCATTTATTGCTCGTTACCGTAAAGAAGTGACCGGTGGTCTGGATGATACCCAACTGCGTAACCTTGATAGCCGCCTCGCGTACTTACGTGAACTTAATGAGCGTCGTCAAACCATTCTGAAATCCATTCAAGAACAAGGCAAATTGACCTCAGAGCTAGAAGCTGAAATCAATCAAGCAGACAGTAAAACGCGCCTAGAAGATCTCTATCTGCCTTACAAACCTAAACGTCGTACTAAAGGCCAAATCGCGATTGAAGCAGGTCTAGAGCCTCTGGCTGATAAGTTGTGGAATGAGCCACAAACCGATCCAGAAAGCGAAGCGGCAAACTATCTTGCGGCTGATAAAGGCATTGCTGACACCAAAGCGGCACTTGATGGTGCTCGTGCTATCGTGATGGAACGAATTGCTGAAGATGCCAATTTACTGGAGAAGATTCGTCATCATCTTAATCGCAGTGCTGAGCTGGTTGCCCGCGTTGTCGATGGTAAGCAGCAAGAAGGCGAAAAATTTAAAGATTACTTCGAGCACAATGAAGCGATCAGTAAAGTGCCGTCTCACCGCGCTTTGGCCATGCTGCGTGGTCGTAACGAAGGCTTCTTAACTCTAGCGATGAATGCGGATCCTGAACAGGAAGAGAGCGCACGTCAGTCTTACTGCGAAACGATTATCAGTGACCACTACGGTATTTCCCTCAGCAGTGCTCCTGCTGACGGATGGCGTAAGCAGGTCATTAGCTGGGCATGGCGCATCAAGGTGTCGATGCACATGGAAACCGAGCTGATGGGCGCCATGAAAGAGCGCGCTGAAATTGAAGCAATTGAAGTGTTTGCCACTAACTTAAAAGATTTGTTGATGGCAGCACCGGCAGGCCCTCGTGCAACTCTGGGTCTCGATCCGGGTTTACGCACCGGCTCGAAAATCGCAGTGGTGGACTCAACCGGTAAAGTGCTGACGACTGAAACCATCTACCCGCATCCACCGCAAAAACAATACGATAAATCGGCGCAAATCGTTGATGCTTTGGTGCGTAAGTACAATGTCGATTTGATTGCGATTGGTAACGGTACGGCCTCACGTGAAACGGATAGCTTTGTCGCTGACCTTATTAAACGTGGCAACCTGAAAGTGCAGAAAATCATCGTCAGTGAAGCCGGTGCATCGGTTTACTCAGCATCAGAGCTTGCAGCAAAAGAGTTTCCAAACATGGACGTGTCTCTGCGTGGCGCTGTGTCGATTGCACGCCGCCTGCAAGACCCGTTGGCCGAGCTAGTGAAAATCGATCCTAAGTCGATTGGTGTCGGTCAATATCAGCACGATGTTAGCCAATCAATGCTGGCAAAACGTCTAGATGCGATTGTGGAAGACTGTGTAAATGCGGTGGGTGTTGATGTGAATACCGCCTCTGCCGCGCTTCTGACACGCGTAGCAGGCTTGTCGAGCACTATCGCGCAGAACATTGTCGATTTCCGTGATGAGAACGGTCGCTTTGAAGCGCGTACAACATTAAAGAAAGTCGCTCGTTTAGGGCCAAAAGCGTTTGAGCAGTGTGCCGGTTTCTTGCGCATTATGGATGGTAAAAACCCACTAGATGCCTCATCGGTTCACCCTGAAGCGTACCCCGTAGTCAAAGCAATCGCTGAGAAGAACCGCAAAGATGTTAAAGCCTTGATTGGCGATACTCAGTTTTTACGTGGCCTACATGCCGTGGACTACACAGACGAGAGCTTTGGTGTGCCAACGGTAACCGACATCATTAAAGAGCTGGATAAGCCGGGTCGTGACCCTCGCCCAGAGTTTAAGACAGCAACCTTCGCTGAGGGTGTGAATTCGGTGTCGGATCTTGAACCGGGCATGGTATTGGAAGGCGTGGTATCGAACGTGGCGAACTTTGGTGCGTTTGTCGATATCGGTGTTCACCAAGATGGTCTAGTGCATATTTCTGCTCTGACTGACCGCTACGTTTCTGACCCGCGTGAAGTGGTTAAAGCGGGCGATATCGTCAAAGTGAAAGTGATGGAAGTGGACGTGCAGCGTAAACGTATTGGTCTGTCGATGCGCTTAAAAGATGAACCAGGACAAGATAATCGCTCTCAACGTTCAAGTGCACCACGTGGCCAGCAGCGTCAGCCGCAAGGCAACCAACGCCGTGGTGAAGAATCGAATGGCAACAGCGCAATGGGTGGTGCATTTGCCGCCGCATTTGCCAAAGCCAAGCGTTAA